Proteins encoded by one window of Cloeon dipterum chromosome 2, ieCloDipt1.1, whole genome shotgun sequence:
- the LOC135938163 gene encoding GTPase Obg yields MFRTIQTVKMFCACRTLINLTNFARFASSKGGAKALRVKKGKSQSLIPPKALVDFKMVKAFAGKGGDGCVSFAQLWSNDKAGPDGGDGGNGGDVIFQACTNVKDLHSVTTDLRASPGVKGKNKDLHGANGQPLVIKVPIGTVVKENGKELIDLAKEGSQFVAARGGLGGKGNRFFATDTNQSPEVAEHGTEGDQKVLSLEIRSVAHIGLIGFPNAGKSSLLQSVTRARPKVASYPFTTLSPFLGVIPFSDYRKLIIADLPGLIQGAHVNRGLGHAFLRHSTRCLSLLFVVDLAQPWPQPLDELYTLRDELRKYSETVAQQRIWAIAANKIDQNLAQENLPLLMKEAEETLAYPGEPLPSVIVPISAMTGKGTATLVQEMRKLAEEGGFMSDEDDL; encoded by the exons ATGTTTAGGACCATTCAAACCGTCAAAATGTTTTGTGCGTGCAGGACGTTGATAAACTTGACAAATTTTGCGAGATTTGCATCTTCCAAGGGCGGTGCGAAAGCTTTGCGCGTGAAGAAAGGAAAGTCGCAGAGTTTAATTCCTCCTAAAGCTCTTGTGGACTTCAAGATGGTAAAGGCCTTTGCAGGCAAGGGTGGAGACGGCTGCGTGTCGTTCGCTCAGCTGTGGAGCAACGACAAAGCCGGGCCTGACGGTGGAGACGGAGGCAACGGAGGTGATGTCATTTTTCAG GCGTGTACAAATGTCAAGGATCTCCACAGTGTTACCACTGATCTCAGAGCATCTCCTGGAGTCAAGGGCAAGAACAAAGACCTGCATGGTGCCAATGGGCAGCCTCTTGTCATCAAg GTACCAATAGGGACGGTAGtgaaggaaaatggaaaagaactTATTGACCTGGCAAAAGAAGGGTCGCAATTTGTGGCAGCGCGTGGAGGTCTTGGAGGCAAAGGCAATCGTTTCTTTGCCACAGACACAAATCAGTCGCCTGAAGTTGCAGAACACGGGACGGAAGGAGACCAAAAGGTGCTTTCTTTGGAAATCAGGAGCGTAGCACACATCGGACTG ATCGGTTTTCCAAACGCAGGGAAAAGCTCGCTTTTGCAGTCGGTGACGAGGGCACGACCTAAGGTTGCCTCCTACCCTTTCACCACTCTCAGTCCTTTCCTTGGAGTGATTCCATTTAGCGACTACAGAAAGTTGATCA TTGCCGACCTGCCAGGCCTGATTCAGGGTGCGCACGTGAATCGAGGTCTCGGCCACGCGTTTCTCCGGCACTCGACCCGCTGCTTATCCTTGCTCTTTGTCGTGGACTTGGCCCAACCCTGGCCCCAACCCTTGGACGAACTGTACACCCTGAGGGACGAATTGCGAAAATACAGCGAGACGGTTGCGCAGCAGAGAATTTGGGCCATCGCAGCGAATAAAATCGACCAAAACCTTGCGcag GAAAATCTTCCTCTCCTAATGAAGGAGGCTGAAGAAACTCTAGCTTACCCTGGGGAGCCATTGCCATCTGTGATTGTTCCAATTTCTGCAATGACTGGTAAGGGAACTGCAACGCTCGTACAGGAAATGCGAAAGTTGGCAGAAGAGGGTGGTTTTATGTCTGACGAAGATGATTTGTAG
- the Gmppb gene encoding mannose-1-phosphate guanyltransferase beta gives MSTALILVGGFGTRLRPLTLSRPKPLVEFANKPMLLHQIEALVKAGVRRVILAVSYRAEQMEQQLTVEADKLGVELLFSLESEPLGTAGPLALARSLLLTPSNEPFFVLNSDIICDFPFTEMIAFHKAHGGEGTIAVTKVEEPSKYGVVVYDGLSGRIKSFIEKPQEFVSNKINAGMYILSPKVLDRIELKPTSIEKEVFPHMAADGALFAMELPGFWMDVGQPRDFLTGLSLYLGSVRQSNPDSLYNGPGVVGNVLVDPSARIGQNCRIGPNVAIGPDVSVEDGVCIKRSVILKGATVRSHSWLEGCIIGWRSVVGRWVRMENNTVLGEDVIVKDELYINGGQVLPHKSIAASVTEPQIIM, from the exons ATGAGCACCGCCCTGATCCTGGTTGGCGGCTTCGGCACGCGGCTGCGGCCCCTGACTCTCAGCAGGCCGAAGCCGCTGGTTGAGTTCGCCAACAAACCGATGCTGTTGCACCAGATCGAGGCCCTTGTAAAGGCCGGCGTCCGCAGGGTCATCCTCGCCGTTTCCTACCGTGCCGAGCAGATGGAGCAGCAGCTTACAGTTGAAGCCGACAAATTAggg GTGGAACTGTTGTTCTCCTTGGAGTCTGAGCCTCTGGGAACTGCCGGTCCTCTAGCCCTGGCCAGATCGCTACTGCTCACCCCGAGCAACGAGCCCTTTTTCGTCCTCAACTCCGACATCATCTGCGACTTTCCCTTCACTGAAATGATCGCCTTCCACAAGGCACATGGCGGCGAAGGCACCATCGCTGTGACCAAGGTCGAGGAGCCCTCCAAGTATGGCGTCGTCGTCTACGACGGATTGTCAGGCCGCATTAAAAGCTTCATCGAGAAGCCGCAGGAGTTTGTCTCCAACAAAATCAACGCGGGAATGTACATCCTCAGCCCTAAAGTGCTCGATCGGATAGAACTGAAACCAACCTCCATTGAAAAAGAG gtgtTTCCTCACATGGCTGCTGATGGGGCGTTGTTCGCAATGGAACTGCCCGGCTTTTGGATGGACGTCGGCCAGCCACGTGATTTCCTCACTGGCCTCTCACTCTACTTAGGATCCGTTCGACAGAGCAATCCTGACTCGCTGTACAACGGCCCAGGAGTTGTCGGCAATGTACTTGTGGACCCTTCTGCGCGGATCGGTCAGAACTGCCGAATCGGACCAAATGTTGCTATTGGACCTGACGTCAGCGTTGAGGATGGCGTTTGTATCAAACGAAGTGTCATACTCAAG ggtgCAACTGTTCGCTCACACTCTTGGTTGGAAGGTTGTATAATTGGCTGGCGTTCGGTAGTAGGACGATGGGTGCGCATGGAAAACAACACGGTGCTTGGTGAAGACGTGATTGTCAAGGACGAATTGTACATCAACGGGGGCCAGGTGCTCCCTCACAAGAGCATCGCCGCCTCGGTCACAGAGCCACAAATCATCATGTGA